The nucleotide sequence TCAATGCGTTCTTCGCGTTCACCGTGGTGCTCGGTATGGGGATTCCCTGGGAGACGGCACTCGCGGGCACCTTGGTGTCTGGCGTGCTGTTTTTCATCCTCGCTGTCACTGGTGTGCGGGGCGCGATAATCCGGGCGATCCCCCTCAACCTCAAATTTGCAACCGGCGCAGGTATCGGACTCTTCATCGCCTTTATCGGCCTACGGAACGCGGAAATCGTCGTTCCCGATGAAGCCACCACGGTCACGCTCGGTGATCTGTCTCGCCCCGAGACACTGCTTGCGCTGTTCGGCGTTGCCGTTACCGCTGTGTTCTTGATCCGCGGCTTCAAGGGCGGCGTCTTCTACGGCATGATCCTGACAGCGGCCGCCGGGATGATTACGGGCCTGATCTCTGCCCCGGATGCCGTCGTCGGCTCAGTTCCGAGCCTCGCCCCGACGTTTGGTGTGGCGTTCGGGAACCTCGGGGAGCTGATCACCGCCCAGATGCTTGTTGTCGTTCTGACGATGCTTTTCGTGGACTTCTTCGACACGTCTGGCACCCTCATCGCCGTGGCCAACCAGGCAGGGTTCCTCAAGAACGGCGAGCTGCCCCGCGCGAATCGCGCTCTCATGTCCGATTCGGTGGCGACCATGGGCGGCGCCGTACTCGGTACCTCAACAACCACGTCCTACATCGAGTCGTCCGCAGGCGTTAGCGCGGGTGGGCGAACAGGCCTGACCTCGGTCGTCACGGCCGGGTTCTTTCTGCTGTCCCTCTTGTTTTCGCCCCTACTCGCCGTCGTCACACCTGAAGTGACAGCTCCAGCGCTGATTATCGTGGGTGTTTTCATGGCGAAAGCGCTCGGTGACATCGAGTGGAACAAACTCGAGTACGCGATCCCCGCGTTTGCGACCGTTGTAGCGATGCCGCTGACATATTCGATCGCCAACGGCATCGCGTTCGGTTTGCTCCTGTACCCGCTTCTGATGGTGGCGAAGGGACGGTGGCGCGACGTCCATCCCATCACCTATGCGCTCTTTGTTGTGGTGATCGCGCACTTCATCTGGCTTGTTTAGTTAGCCGCTTGACGGATGCTCGATCTGGATATCCGAGCCGGGGTACACGATGGATTCGTGCCCATCATCGAATCGGACGCGGTAAGGCGGTTCACCATTGCTGCCCTGCACCTCGAGAATTTCGGCTTCATGCTCAGGTGCACCGACCGTGCCGCTCTTGAAGTGGATACGGTCGCCAGCTACTGCGTGCATTGCTACCTCCCCTAGTAAGTGAC is from Hoyosella subflava DQS3-9A1 and encodes:
- a CDS encoding NCS2 family permease, encoding MTSLKTAPKRVSRGADRFFHITEQGTTFRTEVVAGTTTFLAMAYILFVNPQILGSAGMDVPAVFVATALAAALGSLVMGLWARYPIALAPGMGLNAFFAFTVVLGMGIPWETALAGTLVSGVLFFILAVTGVRGAIIRAIPLNLKFATGAGIGLFIAFIGLRNAEIVVPDEATTVTLGDLSRPETLLALFGVAVTAVFLIRGFKGGVFYGMILTAAAGMITGLISAPDAVVGSVPSLAPTFGVAFGNLGELITAQMLVVVLTMLFVDFFDTSGTLIAVANQAGFLKNGELPRANRALMSDSVATMGGAVLGTSTTTSYIESSAGVSAGGRTGLTSVVTAGFFLLSLLFSPLLAVVTPEVTAPALIIVGVFMAKALGDIEWNKLEYAIPAFATVVAMPLTYSIANGIAFGLLLYPLLMVAKGRWRDVHPITYALFVVVIAHFIWLV
- a CDS encoding DUF1918 domain-containing protein, yielding MHAVAGDRIHFKSGTVGAPEHEAEILEVQGSNGEPPYRVRFDDGHESIVYPGSDIQIEHPSSG